TTGATAAAGTAGCCGCAGCCGACTTATAAGCCAAAACTTTTCACAGCTGATTTCAATGTTTTGAAATCAAATAAAATTTAGAAACAGATACGCATCTATGTTTGCAAATATTCCAGAAACTAATCAAAAGCGAGTTGTAATAGTAGGAGCAGGTTTTGGAGGATTGGCTTTAGCCCAAAAGCTTTGCAAAAAAGATGTGCAAGTGGTGTTAATTGACAAGAACAATTACCATCAGTTTCAGCCACTATTTTATCAAGTGGCCATGGCTGGTTTGGAGCCTAGCTCTATTTCTTTCCCACTTCGGAAGATTTTCCAAAACCAAAATAACGCACACATTCGAGTAACCTCTGTAAACTCGGTAGATACTAATATAAAGCAGCTCAGTACAGACATTGGTGTTATTAACTATGATTATTTGGTATTAGCTATGGGAGCAGATACCAACTATTATGGCATGGAAAACATCATGAAAAATGCCATGCCCATGAAATCTATTTCGGAGGCTATATACCTTAGAAATAGAGTGCTGCAAAACTTTGAGGACGCTCTATCTGAACCCGACCCAAAAGAAAGGGAAGGAATGATGTCTGTAGTGGTGGTAGGTGGTGGCCCTACTGGTGTTGAAATCTCTGGAACATTGGCAGAAATGCATAAGATTATTCTTCCAAAAGATTACCCAGAGCTGGATTTTGAAAACATGAAAATCTACCTTTTTCAGTCTTCCAAAGGCGTTTTGCCAGGCATGTCTGACCAAGCTGCTGATAAAGGAAAAGACTATTTAGAAGATTTGGGTGTTCAGCTGAGAATTGGTGAGCGAATTATAGACTTTGACGGAAGATACGCAGTCACCAACAAAGGCGACAAGATAAGAACCAATAATGTGGTTTGGGCGGCAGGAATTAAGAGCAACAAAATTGAAGGTTTAAATCAGACATCTTATACCAAAAATGGCCGTTTAGAAGTCAATGAAATAAGCCAAGTAGCTTCTTACGAAGATATTTTTGCCATTGGCGACATAGCCCAAATGACTTCAGAAGAATTGCCTTATGGCCACCCAATGGTAGCCCAACCAGCTATACAGCAAGGAGAACTATTAGCATATAATCTCCACCAAATAATAAAAGGAGAAAAAACAAAACCGTTTAAATACAAAGACTTGGGTTCTATGGCAACCGTAGGAAGAAACTTGGCCGTGGTTGACCTTCCTTTTTGGCGTTTTCAAGGTACTTTTGCATGGTACGTTTGGATGGTAGTGCACCTTTTCTCTATCCTCGGTATTAAAAACAAACTTCTAATATTTATAAACTGGGTTTGGAATTACGTCACGTATGACCAGTCGCTCCGATTAATCATAAAGCCAATAATGAAATTTGGCAAAAAGAACATATTTAGCAGCACCCAAGATCCTGAATGAAAAACCTAGCTTACCTTAATAA
This sequence is a window from Arcticibacterium luteifluviistationis. Protein-coding genes within it:
- a CDS encoding NAD(P)/FAD-dependent oxidoreductase, whose protein sequence is MFANIPETNQKRVVIVGAGFGGLALAQKLCKKDVQVVLIDKNNYHQFQPLFYQVAMAGLEPSSISFPLRKIFQNQNNAHIRVTSVNSVDTNIKQLSTDIGVINYDYLVLAMGADTNYYGMENIMKNAMPMKSISEAIYLRNRVLQNFEDALSEPDPKEREGMMSVVVVGGGPTGVEISGTLAEMHKIILPKDYPELDFENMKIYLFQSSKGVLPGMSDQAADKGKDYLEDLGVQLRIGERIIDFDGRYAVTNKGDKIRTNNVVWAAGIKSNKIEGLNQTSYTKNGRLEVNEISQVASYEDIFAIGDIAQMTSEELPYGHPMVAQPAIQQGELLAYNLHQIIKGEKTKPFKYKDLGSMATVGRNLAVVDLPFWRFQGTFAWYVWMVVHLFSILGIKNKLLIFINWVWNYVTYDQSLRLIIKPIMKFGKKNIFSSTQDPE